One part of the Thermoplasmata archaeon genome encodes these proteins:
- a CDS encoding Fic family protein, whose protein sequence is MMREGILRTLRDELLTRGALDALPEGVWKRAGALNTWGTNAIEGNTLSRSDVERILLEQRSVGNHPLPDVIETIQHAAAFANLLERRKAPIRLATVRELHEEVFRGIKSDAGQWRQVNVRIAGMKHAPPRMEKVVPMMSAWEEEYGKRDIFGEDPFALGAWMHFEFESIHPFSDGNGRVGRLLLNLHFLRHSWPPVHILPPDRDRYLHALDRGHGGNLSDLEALLRTTMGRSLLDLLDLVGTREDELKPLRALSKGSPYSAKYLSLRASQEELPAVKVSGDWRSSGRALRLYTDLVGRGPSRADRRGRLG, encoded by the coding sequence ATGATGCGAGAAGGCATATTACGCACCCTCCGGGACGAGCTGCTGACGCGCGGCGCCCTCGATGCCCTGCCGGAAGGCGTGTGGAAGCGCGCGGGTGCGCTCAACACGTGGGGCACGAATGCAATCGAGGGGAACACCTTGAGTCGCTCCGACGTCGAGCGAATATTGCTCGAGCAAAGATCCGTCGGCAACCATCCGCTGCCCGACGTCATCGAGACGATCCAGCACGCCGCAGCGTTTGCGAACCTCCTTGAGCGTCGGAAGGCCCCGATCCGCCTCGCCACCGTACGGGAGCTGCATGAGGAGGTGTTCCGAGGCATCAAGTCGGATGCAGGACAATGGCGGCAGGTCAACGTTCGAATCGCGGGCATGAAGCACGCCCCCCCGCGGATGGAGAAGGTCGTACCGATGATGTCCGCATGGGAGGAAGAGTACGGCAAGCGAGACATCTTCGGCGAAGATCCGTTCGCCCTAGGCGCATGGATGCACTTCGAATTTGAGTCCATCCATCCGTTCAGCGACGGCAATGGCCGGGTTGGACGGCTCCTCCTCAACCTCCATTTCTTAAGGCACAGCTGGCCGCCCGTGCACATCTTGCCACCGGACCGGGACCGATACCTCCACGCCCTCGACCGAGGCCACGGTGGAAACCTCTCCGACCTCGAGGCACTTCTGCGGACGACCATGGGCCGATCCTTGCTCGACCTCCTGGACCTCGTCGGCACCCGCGAGGACGAGCTGAAACCGCTCCGTGCCTTGTCGAAGGGGTCGCCGTATTCCGCGAAGTATCTGAGCCTACGCGCGAGCCAGGAAGAACTCCCGGCCGTGAAGGTGTCGGGCGACTGGCGCTCGAGCGGCCGCGCCTTGCGACTCTACACCGATCTTGTCGGCCGAGGCCCATCGCGAGCGGACCGGCGAGGCCGGCTCGGCTGA
- a CDS encoding DNA-3-methyladenine glycosylase I has translation MRRCEWAARDVLLQVYHDTEWGFPEHDDRKLFEFLVLEGAQAGLSWLTILKKREHYRRAFDGFDPAKVSRYDSRKVKALLEDDRIVRNRLKIEAAVRNAKAVRDVQKEFGSFDAYIWGFVGGKPIENRWKHLRDLPAKTERSDAMSRDLKERGFKFVGSTTCYAYMQAIGMVNDHVLHCFRRDGP, from the coding sequence ATGAGACGATGCGAGTGGGCAGCCCGCGACGTGCTTCTACAGGTGTACCACGACACGGAGTGGGGGTTCCCGGAACACGACGACCGCAAGCTCTTTGAATTTCTCGTGCTCGAGGGCGCTCAGGCGGGCCTTTCCTGGCTGACGATCCTAAAGAAGCGCGAACACTACCGGAGAGCGTTCGATGGGTTCGATCCCGCGAAGGTCTCCCGGTACGACTCCAGAAAGGTGAAAGCGCTCCTCGAAGACGATCGCATCGTCAGGAACCGGTTGAAGATCGAGGCGGCCGTCCGGAATGCGAAGGCGGTACGGGACGTCCAGAAAGAGTTCGGGAGCTTCGATGCCTACATCTGGGGGTTCGTCGGTGGGAAGCCAATCGAGAACCGCTGGAAACACTTGCGGGACCTTCCGGCCAAGACGGAGCGATCCGACGCGATGAGCCGCGACCTCAAAGAACGGGGCTTTAAGTTCGTTGGATCAACCACGTGCTATGCATACATGCAGGCCATCGGCATGGTCAATGACCACGTGCTTCACTGCTTCCGACGCGACGGACCCTGA
- a CDS encoding alpha/beta hydrolase, translating to MVEERWALNREVRIHFLDSDQEGTGSRTPIVFVPGVLGSAEDCLTEMQAFASRRCVAMSLRGRGLSDAPETGYRFEDHVADIEAVVTTANLSGFCLCGYSVGVAYAIGFASEFPELLRGLVLIDYPARYPAFSESWVERAKPMMDESKRHAAVGLQREAAERPLWGLLSKISCPALVLRGGREDSLLSPEDARKYETHLRTASIQVFHDAGHEIWKPDSSRYLQSLEKFVESVDSLYGRRE from the coding sequence GTGGTCGAAGAAAGGTGGGCGCTAAACAGGGAGGTCCGGATCCACTTTCTGGACAGCGATCAGGAGGGGACAGGATCCAGGACACCGATCGTGTTCGTTCCGGGGGTGCTCGGATCCGCCGAGGACTGTCTCACCGAGATGCAAGCGTTCGCGTCGCGTCGATGTGTGGCGATGAGCCTTCGCGGCCGGGGGTTGAGCGACGCGCCGGAAACGGGCTACCGATTCGAAGATCACGTGGCCGATATCGAGGCGGTGGTGACGACGGCCAACCTTTCGGGTTTCTGTCTGTGCGGCTATTCGGTCGGGGTGGCATACGCCATCGGATTTGCGTCTGAGTTCCCCGAGCTCCTGCGAGGCCTGGTCCTGATTGACTACCCCGCCCGATACCCGGCGTTCTCGGAGAGTTGGGTCGAGCGGGCGAAACCGATGATGGACGAATCGAAACGGCACGCGGCGGTCGGGCTTCAACGCGAAGCGGCGGAGAGACCCCTGTGGGGCCTTTTGTCCAAGATCTCGTGTCCGGCCTTGGTCCTCCGTGGCGGCCGCGAGGATTCCCTGCTCTCTCCGGAAGACGCGAGGAAATACGAAACGCACCTCAGGACAGCATCGATTCAGGTCTTCCACGACGCCGGCCACGAAATCTGGAAGCCCGACAGCAGTCGATACTTGCAGTCGCTTGAGAAGTTCGTTGAGTCGGTGGACAGTCTCTACGGTAGGCGGGAGTAG
- a CDS encoding dienelactone hydrolase family protein encodes MGMVELKSDEGSVKGYLAVPTKGKGPGVLVLHAWWGLNEFFKELCDRLATAGFVAFAPDLYRGATASTRDGAKALMSKLSEKEASEEIVRSVRALQIHPGVRGKRPGVIGFSLGAFWALWLAQELPADLAAVVLFYGTREGNYERGFADSMAAFLGHFAETDEFESPASVQELEKLLRTSGRDVTFYTYPGTSHWFFEEDRPDAYNAAAADLAWQRTLQLLTRHLDTPKA; translated from the coding sequence ATGGGAATGGTTGAGCTGAAAAGCGACGAGGGGTCAGTGAAGGGATATTTGGCGGTCCCAACGAAGGGCAAGGGGCCTGGCGTCCTCGTCCTCCATGCTTGGTGGGGGTTGAACGAATTCTTCAAGGAACTCTGCGATCGCTTGGCAACGGCCGGATTCGTCGCGTTCGCTCCCGACCTGTACCGCGGCGCGACCGCGTCGACAAGAGACGGGGCCAAAGCCCTGATGTCGAAACTGAGTGAGAAGGAGGCGAGCGAGGAGATCGTAAGGAGCGTGAGGGCCCTTCAAATCCATCCCGGCGTGCGGGGAAAACGCCCCGGAGTCATCGGTTTTTCGTTGGGAGCGTTCTGGGCTCTTTGGTTGGCGCAGGAGCTCCCCGCGGACCTGGCTGCCGTCGTCCTCTTCTACGGGACCAGGGAAGGCAACTACGAGCGGGGATTTGCCGACTCAATGGCGGCCTTCCTGGGTCACTTCGCGGAGACCGACGAATTCGAATCTCCCGCTTCCGTGCAAGAACTCGAGAAGCTCCTCCGGACCAGCGGAAGGGACGTCACATTCTACACATATCCTGGGACGTCGCACTGGTTCTTCGAGGAGGATCGACCCGATGCGTACAACGCAGCCGCCGCGGATCTCGCATGGCAGCGGACGCTTCAGCTCCTGACCCGCCACCTCGACACGCCGAAGGCGTAA
- a CDS encoding fibronectin type III domain-containing protein translates to MECRSTSSGCRVLWVIAVGFAAVLFLAAMAVGSNPASARGGPKDRTPPTAPTDLQVLNVTSFSVSLAWNPSTDNSGVASYIVQGSHGAGLWVPHPTTSVVFLAGLEGGFTYSFYAYAVDLVGLSSSRSNTVTVTLPRDTSPPTAPIVTVTDIGPTHVSLSFSSTDDSPFVFYTVFLDGTPIFWAGTTTSATIKTLAPDTTYTFTVQARDNGINWSPFSEPLTVKTEPKNPDDTTPPTAVTGLTTNGLVFGEEIWLFWVQSTDDFAPPEFIRYDIYDNGVLVSQTVGRGETVFYGTAGIVNTISVVAVDTAGNESASATLTIDLS, encoded by the coding sequence ATGGAATGCCGCTCCACGTCGTCCGGTTGCCGAGTGCTGTGGGTCATCGCGGTTGGCTTCGCGGCGGTCCTGTTTCTTGCGGCGATGGCGGTCGGATCGAATCCCGCGTCGGCTCGCGGCGGACCGAAAGATCGGACGCCGCCGACGGCGCCGACGGACCTTCAGGTCCTGAACGTCACGTCGTTCAGCGTGTCGCTCGCATGGAACCCGTCCACGGACAACTCGGGGGTCGCCTCGTACATCGTCCAGGGGTCCCACGGCGCGGGTCTCTGGGTCCCCCACCCCACGACAAGCGTGGTCTTCCTCGCCGGGTTGGAAGGAGGATTCACGTACTCGTTCTACGCCTACGCCGTGGACCTCGTCGGACTCAGCTCGAGCCGGAGCAACACGGTGACGGTCACGCTGCCCCGCGACACGTCGCCGCCGACGGCGCCCATCGTCACCGTGACCGACATTGGTCCCACTCACGTGTCGTTGTCGTTCTCGTCCACGGACGATAGTCCGTTCGTCTTCTACACGGTGTTCCTCGACGGGACGCCGATTTTCTGGGCGGGCACGACCACGTCAGCCACGATCAAGACTCTCGCCCCGGACACGACATACACCTTCACGGTGCAGGCTCGAGACAACGGGATCAACTGGTCTCCGTTCAGCGAACCCCTCACCGTCAAGACGGAACCGAAGAATCCGGACGACACGACGCCTCCGACTGCGGTGACGGGTTTGACGACGAACGGTCTCGTCTTCGGTGAAGAGATCTGGTTGTTCTGGGTGCAGTCCACGGACGACTTCGCGCCTCCGGAGTTCATCCGATACGACATCTACGACAACGGGGTGTTGGTCTCTCAGACTGTCGGTCGCGGCGAGACCGTCTTCTACGGGACGGCCGGAATCGTCAACACGATCTCCGTAGTCGCCGTAGACACGGCCGGAAACGAATCTGCGTCGGCCACGTTGACGATCGACCTGAGCTGA
- a CDS encoding crosslink repair DNA glycosylase YcaQ family protein: protein MAILSITRENVLAFRRRATYLHTRLPRGRLVEAAFAGLQDSAPRSAVLALHARVRDVSPSAWKDPRFVQVWGPRGAVYVVPAHDVAVFTLGRSPRNSILRASVSAASERARRAFRAQGAQPGRVLSDRAAGVNFRELRIASMTGALRIEWDGASTAWRLVEPPTEAAEPARLELARRFLRSVGPSTPREFMWWSGGWAGSFGPSTRGELSDAQQTFRSLEEELSEVELEGRKRWVLRTDRSRLERAVPVETVRLLPPGDPYLASADRALLVPEPRFRSELWPKSVWPGALMLNCEIVGTWRRQVGRVTVRAWRPLGPEVKAAVEEEVSGMPIESARKEVRWSTGDVPL from the coding sequence ATGGCCATCCTCTCAATCACCCGCGAGAATGTGCTTGCGTTCCGGCGACGCGCGACGTACCTACACACGCGCTTGCCGCGGGGACGACTCGTTGAGGCCGCGTTTGCAGGACTCCAAGATAGCGCTCCGCGATCCGCCGTCTTGGCGCTCCACGCGCGCGTCAGAGATGTCTCGCCGTCCGCCTGGAAGGATCCCCGGTTCGTCCAAGTCTGGGGCCCTCGCGGCGCCGTGTACGTCGTGCCGGCTCACGATGTGGCCGTCTTCACTCTGGGTCGGTCGCCGCGCAATTCCATCTTGCGAGCTTCTGTGAGCGCCGCCTCCGAAAGAGCAAGGCGCGCGTTCCGCGCCCAAGGGGCTCAACCGGGCCGCGTCCTCTCGGATCGAGCAGCGGGGGTGAATTTCCGCGAGCTGAGAATCGCATCGATGACCGGGGCGCTGAGGATCGAGTGGGATGGAGCCTCGACAGCCTGGCGGCTTGTCGAGCCTCCGACCGAGGCGGCGGAACCGGCCCGCCTCGAGCTCGCGCGTCGGTTCCTGCGGTCGGTTGGGCCTTCGACGCCCCGGGAATTCATGTGGTGGTCGGGCGGGTGGGCTGGATCCTTTGGCCCATCCACACGCGGAGAGCTCTCCGACGCGCAGCAGACGTTCCGTTCTCTCGAAGAGGAACTTAGCGAGGTTGAACTCGAAGGCCGGAAACGGTGGGTCCTTCGGACGGACCGCTCCAGGTTGGAACGCGCGGTGCCCGTCGAAACGGTGCGCCTGCTGCCGCCCGGAGACCCGTATCTGGCGTCCGCAGACCGGGCATTGCTCGTACCGGAGCCACGATTTCGATCCGAATTGTGGCCCAAGTCCGTGTGGCCGGGTGCGCTCATGCTGAACTGTGAGATCGTGGGTACCTGGCGTCGGCAGGTGGGCCGAGTCACCGTGCGAGCTTGGCGACCGTTGGGACCCGAAGTCAAAGCCGCAGTCGAGGAGGAGGTCTCCGGCATGCCCATCGAATCGGCGAGGAAGGAGGTCCGTTGGTCGACGGGCGATGTGCCCCTCTGA
- a CDS encoding DNA-3-methyladenine glycosylase I, translated as MPGWKAVPPKDDHGYLDLMSRAIFSAGLNWQMVEKKWPHFRKAFRDFSPEKVARLSERDIRALLQDPGIVRNEKKIRATVENARTILDLAKEHGSVKGYIAGFGKREGKLLEDLQYEFKHIGPATARVFLWSVGYPLTPTEDEERWMKGHPEHD; from the coding sequence ATGCCGGGATGGAAAGCGGTCCCCCCGAAGGACGACCACGGGTACCTCGACCTGATGTCCAGGGCGATCTTCAGCGCGGGCTTGAATTGGCAGATGGTTGAGAAGAAGTGGCCCCACTTTCGAAAGGCGTTTCGTGATTTCTCACCCGAGAAGGTCGCCCGGCTATCGGAGCGCGACATCCGGGCATTGCTGCAGGATCCAGGAATCGTCCGGAACGAAAAGAAAATCCGCGCGACGGTCGAGAACGCCAGGACGATTTTGGACTTGGCGAAGGAACACGGTTCGGTGAAGGGGTACATCGCCGGCTTTGGGAAGCGCGAAGGGAAGCTCCTCGAGGATCTCCAGTACGAGTTCAAGCACATCGGCCCCGCAACCGCTCGAGTGTTCCTCTGGTCGGTCGGATATCCCCTTACTCCCACGGAGGATGAGGAGCGGTGGATGAAGGGCCATCCGGAGCACGATTAG
- a CDS encoding TfoX/Sxy family protein produces the protein MAYEQRLADRVRRILRHEPDIAEKEMFGGLAIMHRGRMVLGIVRDELMVRVGPENYSEALRHPHTRPMDFTGRPLRGFVFVASKGLGEDDNLKGWIALGLSGVKPTTRLSRSKNR, from the coding sequence GTGGCGTACGAACAACGACTCGCCGACCGGGTTCGACGAATCCTTCGACACGAGCCTGACATCGCGGAAAAGGAGATGTTCGGCGGACTCGCCATCATGCACCGCGGGCGGATGGTCTTGGGGATCGTCAGAGATGAATTGATGGTCCGGGTCGGCCCAGAGAACTACTCGGAAGCGCTAAGACATCCTCATACACGTCCTATGGACTTCACGGGTCGACCGTTGCGAGGATTTGTGTTTGTCGCCAGCAAGGGCCTCGGCGAGGATGATAACCTCAAGGGGTGGATCGCGCTAGGCCTGTCGGGGGTAAAGCCCACAACGCGATTGAGCAGAAGCAAGAATCGATGA
- a CDS encoding nuclear transport factor 2 family protein encodes MGEALKVVNKLYEMTDGKKTKGLEDLLAEDMSFAGPVMNASGAKQYIAMNEQLLPSHLQTRMQSQFEKGNQVCSIYEMDLKTPSGTVITLQIADWIRVAEGKIVEQRIYYDPREFAKAFGML; translated from the coding sequence ATGGGAGAAGCGCTCAAGGTCGTGAACAAGCTCTATGAGATGACGGACGGGAAGAAAACGAAGGGACTCGAAGATCTACTGGCAGAGGACATGTCGTTCGCTGGCCCGGTGATGAACGCAAGCGGAGCGAAGCAATACATCGCAATGAACGAACAGCTCCTCCCTTCTCACCTCCAAACCCGGATGCAGAGCCAGTTCGAGAAGGGCAACCAGGTCTGCTCGATCTACGAGATGGATCTGAAAACCCCGTCGGGCACCGTTATTACGCTCCAGATCGCTGACTGGATTCGAGTCGCCGAGGGCAAGATCGTGGAACAGCGGATATACTACGATCCTCGCGAGTTCGCAAAGGCCTTTGGGATGCTTTGA
- a CDS encoding DUF6036 family nucleotidyltransferase, giving the protein MPSKEPEIDPSSLLDFLRLVGRELSRAIVLVAAGGTALTLLGVKPSTRDIDFTGPGEDIEAFKRALGGIPHGMKVDTWPGGQVFTQFLPSDYLARSKPIKQLTNIDLRALHPVDVIVTKIGRLDERDEQDIEACIREFKISKSAVAKRAKRVAYVGNEELFRSNVEYALRRFFGSK; this is encoded by the coding sequence ATGCCCTCAAAAGAGCCTGAAATCGATCCTTCCAGCCTGCTGGACTTTCTTCGGTTGGTTGGCAGAGAGTTGTCCCGTGCAATTGTGTTGGTCGCCGCCGGGGGCACGGCGCTGACGCTCCTTGGTGTCAAGCCTTCCACGCGAGATATTGACTTCACTGGCCCAGGCGAAGACATTGAGGCCTTCAAGCGGGCGCTTGGCGGCATCCCGCACGGGATGAAAGTCGACACTTGGCCGGGTGGTCAAGTATTCACCCAGTTCCTGCCCTCGGACTATCTCGCGAGGAGCAAACCAATCAAGCAGCTGACGAACATCGATCTGAGAGCGCTTCATCCAGTGGATGTCATCGTAACCAAGATCGGTCGCCTGGACGAGCGAGATGAGCAAGACATCGAAGCCTGCATTCGCGAGTTCAAGATCTCGAAATCTGCCGTGGCAAAGAGAGCGAAGAGGGTTGCCTACGTCGGCAACGAGGAACTCTTCAGATCGAACGTCGAGTACGCCCTTCGTCGGTTCTTCGGTTCCAAGTAG
- a CDS encoding DUF2080 family transposase-associated protein, with protein MRIEIRKRREALAALDEKGNPLNVALTEVKNYGRGNQVYLPKEWEGRKVVVVDITELE; from the coding sequence ATGCGAATCGAAATCCGAAAACGGCGGGAGGCTCTCGCCGCGCTTGATGAGAAAGGGAATCCACTCAACGTCGCCCTTACTGAAGTGAAGAATTATGGGCGCGGAAACCAGGTCTACCTACCCAAGGAGTGGGAAGGACGTAAAGTCGTGGTCGTCGACATCACCGAGCTAGAGTGA
- a CDS encoding GNAT family N-acetyltransferase: protein MAYTTRELSARTFDDFAVLAVQQGQCWCIYYQRPKPIGRGLSGEQRKALNRTDKEALVREGRSHAILVYDGKSPVGWCQYGRREELPRIDAGRNYRKVAAPDPTETLWRITCFFVARSHRGKGIAKFALHAALESIKRQGGGVVEAYPVVSERMAAVPEWRWFGTPGMFRREGFKTVARLGTSGVLMRKMISP from the coding sequence GTGGCGTACACCACGCGCGAGCTGAGCGCTCGAACGTTCGACGATTTCGCGGTGTTGGCGGTCCAACAGGGGCAGTGTTGGTGCATCTATTACCAACGGCCGAAGCCGATTGGACGCGGGTTGTCCGGTGAACAACGCAAGGCGCTGAATCGGACCGACAAAGAGGCGCTCGTCCGCGAAGGGCGGTCCCACGCGATCCTCGTCTACGATGGCAAGAGTCCGGTCGGATGGTGCCAGTATGGAAGACGGGAGGAGCTCCCGAGGATCGATGCGGGACGGAACTACCGCAAAGTGGCCGCTCCGGACCCGACGGAGACGTTATGGCGAATCACGTGCTTCTTCGTGGCGAGGAGCCACCGAGGGAAGGGAATCGCCAAGTTCGCGCTGCACGCGGCGCTGGAGTCGATCAAGAGACAGGGAGGCGGAGTCGTTGAGGCGTATCCCGTCGTCTCCGAAAGAATGGCCGCCGTGCCGGAATGGCGATGGTTCGGGACTCCGGGGATGTTCCGGCGGGAGGGCTTCAAGACCGTCGCCCGCCTGGGGACGAGCGGAGTCCTCATGCGTAAGATGATCTCTCCCTAG
- the purF gene encoding amidophosphoribosyltransferase: MAREEGTSEYSDLRPTEKCGIIGCAGTSSVASDLYYGLRILQHRGQESAGLAVYDGGLKAKRGMGLVHEVFSHEDLAEMSGNSGIGHVRYSTTGSSVLENAQPIVVRTSYGDIALAHNGDIANADEIRRELSKKGWAFMTTSDSEVIVRLLANEIVNTGGDVHRALKEFTRRLVGAYSLALMIKDTVYAVRDPYAVRPLCIGEGDGRMMIASESVVFDTLPGWKFIRDLKPGEIVELRADGFESMRLPHPNHTAHCMFEWVYFARPDSVLDERLVYDARVKIGEQLAKEHPVEADIIVPVPESGRAQAQGYAQMAGLPLVEGLIKNRYIERTFIMPDQQDREIGVMLKLNPIRSAVKNKRIVLIDDSIIRGTTLRKIVQILRQAGAKEVHVRIGCPPIRFPCYLGIDMKTRDQFIANEKTVPEIAEFITADSLGYLSLKGLIAALKHSRDDVCLGCLVGEYPVPIPGEKLRREKPLEMFAEPARKAPPAKKSKAAA; the protein is encoded by the coding sequence ATGGCCCGCGAGGAAGGGACGTCGGAATACTCCGACCTTCGCCCGACGGAAAAGTGCGGAATCATCGGCTGTGCCGGCACGTCGTCCGTGGCGTCGGACCTGTACTACGGCCTGAGGATCCTCCAGCACCGCGGCCAGGAGTCGGCCGGCCTAGCGGTCTACGACGGCGGCCTGAAGGCGAAGCGGGGGATGGGCCTGGTCCACGAAGTCTTCTCCCACGAGGACCTCGCTGAAATGAGCGGGAATTCGGGCATCGGCCATGTGCGGTACTCCACGACGGGCTCGAGCGTGCTCGAGAACGCGCAGCCGATCGTCGTGAGGACGTCGTACGGCGACATCGCCCTCGCGCACAACGGGGACATCGCGAACGCGGACGAGATTCGGCGGGAGCTGAGCAAGAAGGGCTGGGCGTTCATGACGACCTCGGACAGCGAGGTGATCGTCCGCCTCCTCGCGAACGAGATCGTCAACACCGGCGGCGATGTGCATCGCGCGCTGAAAGAGTTCACCCGGCGTCTCGTCGGCGCGTACAGCCTCGCGCTCATGATCAAGGACACCGTCTACGCGGTCCGCGATCCGTACGCGGTCCGGCCCCTTTGCATCGGGGAAGGGGACGGTCGGATGATGATCGCGTCGGAGAGCGTCGTGTTCGATACGCTGCCCGGATGGAAGTTCATCCGCGACCTGAAGCCCGGGGAAATCGTCGAACTGCGCGCGGACGGCTTCGAGTCGATGCGCCTCCCACATCCGAACCACACGGCGCACTGCATGTTCGAGTGGGTCTACTTCGCGCGGCCGGACAGCGTCCTCGACGAGCGCCTCGTGTACGACGCTCGGGTGAAGATCGGGGAGCAACTGGCGAAGGAGCATCCGGTCGAAGCCGACATCATCGTCCCGGTGCCGGAGTCGGGCCGGGCGCAGGCGCAGGGATACGCGCAGATGGCGGGGCTTCCCCTCGTGGAGGGCCTAATCAAGAATCGCTACATTGAGCGCACGTTCATCATGCCGGACCAGCAGGATCGCGAGATCGGCGTCATGCTCAAGTTGAACCCCATCCGTTCGGCGGTGAAGAACAAGCGGATCGTCCTGATCGACGACTCCATCATCCGCGGGACGACGCTCCGGAAGATCGTGCAGATCCTGCGGCAGGCCGGCGCGAAGGAGGTGCACGTTCGCATCGGCTGTCCGCCGATCCGATTCCCGTGTTACCTCGGTATCGACATGAAGACGCGGGACCAGTTCATCGCGAACGAGAAGACCGTGCCGGAGATCGCGGAGTTCATCACCGCCGACTCGCTGGGATACTTGTCTCTCAAGGGACTCATCGCGGCGCTCAAGCACTCGCGGGACGACGTCTGCCTGGGCTGCCTCGTCGGCGAATATCCCGTTCCGATTCCAGGGGAGAAGCTCCGGCGGGAGAAGCCGTTGGAGATGTTCGCGGAGCCCGCGCGAAAGGCTCCTCCTGCCAAGAAGTCGAAGGCGGCGGCCTGA
- a CDS encoding 50S ribosomal protein L37e, whose product MTKGTASLGKMGRKSVHIRCRRCGKHSFHKQKGYCASCGYGRTKRIRSFTWAKRH is encoded by the coding sequence GTGACGAAGGGGACCGCATCGCTCGGCAAGATGGGACGGAAGAGCGTCCACATCCGATGCCGTCGTTGCGGCAAGCATTCGTTCCACAAGCAGAAAGGGTACTGCGCGTCCTGCGGGTACGGACGCACGAAGCGGATTCGGAGTTTCACCTGGGCGAAGAGGCATTGA
- a CDS encoding LSM domain-containing protein → MIKPLSLLNQRISSNVMVELKGGRGYRGILDGFDPHMNLVLRNAEEMQDNQAQRKMDLAIVRGDNVIYISP, encoded by the coding sequence ATGATTAAGCCGCTCTCTCTCCTCAACCAGCGGATCAGCTCGAACGTGATGGTTGAATTGAAGGGCGGGCGCGGGTACCGCGGAATCCTGGACGGATTCGACCCGCACATGAACCTCGTCCTCCGCAACGCGGAGGAGATGCAGGACAACCAGGCCCAGCGGAAGATGGACCTCGCGATCGTCCGCGGAGACAACGTGATCTACATCTCCCCATGA
- a CDS encoding RimK/LysX family protein gives MVSDRRRNVARTTIGVVEEVTILGSKGELRVLARIDTGAARTSLDTDLAARAGLGPVFDRVRVRAAAAEALEERDVADARLKIAGREFDVAVAITDRKDMRYHMIVGMDVLRDSGFLVDPSKGNGRDVDGRSSRNP, from the coding sequence GTGGTTTCGGACCGTCGACGGAACGTCGCGCGGACGACGATCGGCGTCGTGGAAGAAGTGACGATCCTCGGGAGCAAGGGGGAACTCCGCGTCCTGGCGAGGATCGACACCGGCGCGGCTCGCACGAGCCTGGACACGGACCTCGCCGCCCGCGCGGGGCTGGGGCCCGTCTTCGACCGAGTCCGGGTCCGTGCGGCCGCCGCCGAGGCGCTCGAGGAACGCGACGTGGCCGACGCAAGGCTCAAGATCGCCGGGCGGGAATTCGACGTCGCGGTGGCGATCACGGACCGCAAAGACATGCGGTATCACATGATCGTGGGGATGGATGTCCTCCGCGATTCAGGATTCCTCGTCGATCCGTCGAAGGGCAACGGCCGCGACGTCGACGGCCGAAGTTCGCGCAACCCGTAA